One Physeter macrocephalus isolate SW-GA unplaced genomic scaffold, ASM283717v5 random_2310, whole genome shotgun sequence genomic window carries:
- the LOC102976756 gene encoding cyclin-C, giving the protein MNHILECEFYLLELMDCCLIVYHPYRPLLQYVQDMGQEDMLLPLAWRIVNDTYRTDLCLLYPPFMIALACLHVACVVQQKDARQWFAELSVDMEKILEIIRVILKLYEQWKNFDERKEMATILSKMPKPKPPPNRNSLSDSSLVAGPEAAR; this is encoded by the exons ATGAACCAT atattaGAATGTGAATTCTATCTTTTAGAATTAATG GATTGTTGCTTGATAGTGTATCATCCTTATAGACCTTTGCTCCAGTATGTGCAGGACATGGGCCAAGAAGACATGTTGCTTCCCCTTGCATG GAGGATAGTGAATGATACCTACAGAACGGATCTTTGCCTACTGTATCCTCCTTTCATGATAGCTTTAG CTTGCCTGCATGTAGcctgtgttgtacagcagaaagatGCCAGACAGTGGTTTGCTGAGCTTTCTGTGGATATGGAGAAG attttGGAAATAATCAGggttattttaaaactgtatgaGCAGTGGAAGAATTTTGACGAGAGAAAAGAGATGGCAACTATTCTTAGTAAGATGCCGAAACCAAAACCTCCTCCAAACAG aaattccCTGAGTGATTCTTCACTAGTGGCAGGGCCTGAAGCTGCAAGATGA